Proteins from one Bos indicus x Bos taurus breed Angus x Brahman F1 hybrid chromosome 19, Bos_hybrid_MaternalHap_v2.0, whole genome shotgun sequence genomic window:
- the LOC113877205 gene encoding keratin, type I cytoskeletal 15 has translation MATTFLQTSSSTFGGGSTRGGSLLAGGGGFGGGSLYGGGGSRTISASSARFVSSGSAGGYGGGFGGGAGSGYGGGFGGGFGGGFGSGFGDFGGGDGGLLSGNEKITMQNLNDRLASYLEKVRALEEANADLEVKIRDWYQRQSPTSPERDYSPYFKTIDELRDKILAAAIKNSQVILEIDNARLAADDFRLKHENEMALRQSVEADINGLRRVLDELTLTKTDLEMQIESLNEELAYLKKNHEEEMKEFSNQLAGQVNVEMDAAPAVDLTRVLSEMREQYEAMAEKNRRDAEAWFFSKTEELNKEVASNTEMIQTSKTEITDLRRTIQGLEIELQSQLSMKAGLESTLAETECRYAAQLQQIQGLISSIEAQLSELRSEMECQNQEYKMLLDIKTRLEQEIATYRSLLEGQDSRMAGIGTREASLGGGGGGKVRINVEESVDGKVVSSRKREI, from the exons ATGGCCACCACGTTTTTGCAGACTTCTTCCTCCACTTTTGGGGGTGGCTCTACTCGAGGGGGTTCCCTTCTGGCTGGGGGAGGAGGCTTTGGTGGGGGGAGTCTCTATGGGGGCGGTGGGAGCCGCACTATCTCAGCTTCTTCTGCCAGGTTTGTCTCCTCGGGGTCAGCAGGGGGCTATGGGGGTGGCTTTGGTGGAGGGGCCGGTAGTGGTTATGGGGGTGGCTTTGGAGGGGGCTTTGGTGGGGGTTTTGGCAGTGGCTTCGGTGACTTTGGCGGCGGAGATGGCGGCCTCCTCTCTGGCAATGAGAAGATCACCATGCAGAATCTCAACGACCGCCTGGCCTCCTACCTGGAGAAGGTGCGCGCCCTGGAGGAGGCCAACGCCGACCTGGAGGTGAAGATCCGAGACTGGTACCAGAGACAGAGCCCGACCAGCCCGGAGCGTGACTACAGCCCCTACTTCAAGACCATCGATGAGCTCCGGGACAAG aTCCTGGCGGCTGCCATCAAAAATTCCCAGGTCATTCTGGAGATTGACAATGCCAGGCTGGCTGCAGACGACTTCAGACTCAA gCATGAGAACGAAATGGCCCTGCGCCAAAGCGTGGAGGCCGACATCAACGGCCTGCGCAGGGTGCTGGATGAGCTGACCCTGACCAAGACTGACCTGGAGATGCAGATCGAGAGCCTGAATGAGGAGCTGGCCTACCTGAAGAAGAACCACGAGGAG GAGATGAAGGAGTTCAGCAACCAGCTGGCTGGCCAGGTCAATGTGGAGATGGATGCAGCACCAGCCGTGGACCTGACCCGCGTGCTGTCAGAAATGAGGGAGCAGTACGAGGCCATGGCGGAGAAGAACCGCCGGGATGCCGAGGCCTGGTTCTTTAGCAAG acagaggagctgaATAAGGAGGTGGCCTCCAACACAGAGATGATCCAGACCAGCAAGACGGAGATCACAGACCTGAGACGCACGATACAGGGGCTGGAGATTGAGCTGCAGTCCCAGCTCAGCATG AAAGCCGGGCTGGAGAGCACGCTGGCAGAGACAGAGTGCCGCTATGCTGCGCAGCTGCAGCAGATCCAGGGTCTCATCAGCAGCATCGAGGCCCAGCTGAGTGAGCTCCGTAGTGAGATGGAGTGCCAGAACCAGGAGTACAAGATGCTGCTGGACATCAAGACGAGGCTGGAACAGGAGATTGCCACCTACCGCAGCCTGCTGGAGGGCCAGGActccag GATGGCTGGCATTGGTACCAGAGAAG CCTCCCTGGGAGGTGGCGGTGGCGGCAAGGTCCGCATCAACGTTGAGGAGTCTGTGGACGGGAAGGTGGTTTcttccagaaagagagaaatctAA
- the KRT13 gene encoding keratin, type I cytoskeletal 13, whose product MSCRLQSSSASYGGGFGGGSCQLGGGRSISTCSTRFVSGGSAGGFGGGVSCGFGGGAGSGYGGGFGGSFGGGFGGGFGGGFGGGFGDFGGGDGGLLSGNEKITMQNLNDRLASYLEKVRALEEANADLEVKIRDWHLKQTPTSPERDYSPYFKTIDELRDKILAATIDNNRIILEIDNARLAADDFRLKYENELTLRQSVEADINGLRRVLDELTLTKTDLEMQIESLNEELAYLKKNHEEEMKEFSKQMVGQVNVEMDATPGIDLTRVLAEMREQYEAMAEKNRRDAEEWFHSKSAELNKEVTSSTALIQTSKTEITELRRTLQGLEIELQSQLSMKAGLESTLAETECRYALQLQQIQGLISSIEAQLSELRSEMECQNQEYKMLLDIKTRLEQEIATYRSLLEGQDSKLIGFTTGGNSGSNSSRRVPESRP is encoded by the exons ATGAGCTGCCGCCTGCAGAGTTCCTCCGCCAGCTATGGAGGTGGCTTCGGGGGTGGCTCTTGCCAGCTCGGAGGAGGTCGCAGTATCTCTACCTGCTCAACCCGGTTTGTCTCTGGGGGATCTGCTGGGGGCTTTGGGGGTGGTGTGAGCTGCGGCTTCGGTGGAGGGGCCGGTAGTGGCTATGGGGGTGGCTTCGGAGGCAGCTTCGGAGGTGGCTTCGGAGGTGGCTTTGGTGGGGGTTTTGGTGGAGGCTTCGGTGACTTCGGCGGTGGAGATGGCGGCCTCCTCTCCGGCAATGAGAAGATCACCATGCAGAATCTCAACGACCGCCTGGCCTCCTACCTGGAGAAGGTTcgtgccctggaggaggccaaTGCCGACCTGGAGGTGAAGATCCGTGACTGGCACCTGAAGCAGACCCCAACCAGCCCGGAGCGTGACTACAGTCCCTACTTCAAGACCATTGATGAACTCCGGGACAAG ATCTTGGCGGCCACCATTGACAACAACCGGATCATCCTGGAGATTGACAATGCCCGGCTGGCTGCCGACGACTTCAGGCTCAA gtATGAGAACGAGCTGACCCTGCGCCAGAGCGTGGAGGCCGACATTAACGGCCTGCGCAGGGTGCTGGATGAGCTGACCCTGACCAAGACAGACCTGGAGATGCAGATTGAGAGCTTGAATGAGGAGCTGGCCTACCTGAAGAAGAACCAtgaggag GAGATGAAGGAGTTCAGCAAACAGATGGTCGGCCAGGTCAACGTGGAGATGGATGCCACCCCGGGCATTGACCTGACCCGTGTGCTGGCAGAGATGAGGGAGCAGTACGAGGCCATGGCAGAGAAGAACCGCCGGGATGCTGAGGAATGGTTCCACAGCAAG AGTGCCGAGCTGAACAAGGAGGTGACTTCCAGCACGGCCTTGATCCAGACCAGCAAGACAGAGATCACCGAGCTCAGGCGCACACTCCAGGGCCTGGAGATTGAGCTGCAGTCTCAGCTGAGCATG AAAGCCGGGCTGGAGAGCACGCTGGCGGAGACGGAGTGCCGCTACGCCCTGCAGCTGCAGCAGATCCAGGGTCTCATTAGCAGCATTGAGGCCCAGCTGAGCGAGCTCCGCAGTGAGATGGAGTGCCAGAACCAGGAGTACAAGATGCTGCTGGACATCAAGACACGACTGGAGCAGGAGATTGCCACCTACCGCAGCCTGCTAGAGGGCCAGGACTCCAA gtTGATCGGTTTCACCACAGGAG GAAACTCCGGCAGCAACTCCAGTCGCCGGGTTCCAGAAAGTAGGCCTTAA